One window of Globicephala melas chromosome 2, mGloMel1.2, whole genome shotgun sequence genomic DNA carries:
- the ACTN1 gene encoding alpha-actinin-1 isoform X6, which translates to MLLLEVISGERLAKPERGKMRVHKISNVNKALDFIASKGVKLVSIGAEEIVDGNVKMTLGMIWTIILRFAIQDISVEETSAKEGLLLWCQRKTAPYKNVNIQNFHISWKDGLGFCALIHRHRPELIDYGKLRKDDPLTNLNTAFDVAEKYLDIPKMLDAEDIVGTARPDEKAIMTYVSSFYHAFSGAQKAETAANRICKVLAVNQENERLMEDYEKLASDLLEWIRRTIPWLENRVPENTMHAMQQKLEDFRDYRRLHKPPKVQEKCQLEINFNTLQTKLRLSNRPAFMPSEGRMVSDINNAWGCLEQAEKGYEEWLLNEIRRLERLDHLAEKFRQKASIHEAWTDGKEAMLRQKDYETATLSEIKALLKKHEAFESDLAAHQDRVEQIAAIAQELNELDYYDSPSVNARCQRICDQWDNLGALTQKRREALERTEKLLETIDQLYLEYAKRAAPFNNWMEGAMEDLQDTFIVHTIEEIQGLTTAHEQFKATLPDADKERLAILGIHNEVSKIVQTYHVNMAGTNPYTTITPQEINGKWDHVRQLVPRRDQALMEEHTRQQHNERLRKQFAAQANVIGPWIQTKMEEIGRISIEMHGTLEDQLSHLRQYEKSIVNYKPKIDQLEGDHQLIQEALIFDNKHTNYTMEHIRVGWEQLLTTIARTINEVENQILTRDAKGISQEQMNEFRASFNHFDRDHSGTLGPEEFKACLISLGYDIGNDPQKKTGMMDTDDFRACLISMGYNMGEAEFARIMSIVDPNRLGVVTFQAFIDFMSRETADTDTADQVMASFKILAGDKNYITVDELRRELPPDQAEYCIARMAPYTGPDAVPGALDYMSFSTALYGESDL; encoded by the exons AAATCGTGGATGGGAATGTGAAAATGACCCTGGGCATGATCTGGACCATCATCCTCCGCTTTGCCATCCAGGACATCTCCGTGGAAG AGACTTCAGCGAAGGAAGGGCTGCTCTTGTGGTGTCAGAGAAAGACAGCCCCTTACAAAAACGTCAACATCCAGAACTTCCACATAAG CTGGAAGGACGGCCTCGGcttctgtgccttgattcacCGACACCGGCCTGAGCTGATTGACTACGGGAAGCTGCGGAAG GACGACCCACTTACAAACCTGAACACGGCCTTCGATGTGGCGGAGAAGTACCTGGACATCCCCAAGATGTTGGATGCAGAAG ACATCGTCGGAACAGCCCGCCCGGATGAGAAAGCCATCATGACTTACGTGTCCAGCTTCTACCACGCCTTCTCTGGAGCCCAGAAG GCCGAGACAGCCGCCAATCGCATCTGCAAGGTGCTGGCCGTCAACCAGGAGAATGAGCGCCTCATGGAAGACTACGAAAAGCTGGCCAGCGAT CTGCTGGAGTGGATCCGCCGCACCATCCCGTGGCTGGAGAACCGGGTACCCGAGAACACCATGCACGCCATGCAGCAGAAGCTGGAGGACTTCCGAGACTACCGGCGCCTGCACAAGCCGCCCAAGGTGCAGGAGAAGTGCCAGCTGGAGATCAACTTCAACACGCTGCAGACCAAGCTGCGGCTCAGCAACCGGCCCGCCTTCATGCCCTCCGAGGGCAGGATGGTCTCG GACATCAACAACGCATGGGGTTGCCTGGAGCAGGCAGAGAAGGGCTATGAGGAGTGGCTGCTGAATGAGATCCGGAGGCTGGAGCGGCTCGACCACCTGGCAGAGAAATTCCGGCAGAAGGCCTCCATCCACGAGGCCTGGACGGACG GCAAAGAGGCCATGCTGAGACAGAAGGATTACGAGACGGCCACCCTCTCGGAGATCAAGGCCCTGCTCAAGAAGCACGAGGCCTTCGAGAGCGACCTGGCCGCCCACCAGGACCGCGTGGAGCAGATCGCCGCCATTGCGCAGGAGCTCAA TGAGCTGGACTATTACGACTCACCCAGTGTCAACGCCCGGTGCCAAAGGATCTGTGACCAGTGGGACAATCTGGGGGCCCTAACCCAGAAGCGGAGGGAAGCTCTGGAG CGGACAGAAAAACTGCTGGAGACCATTGACCAGCTGTACTTGGAATATGCCAAGCGGGCCGCACCCTTCAACAACTGGATGGAGGGGGCCATGGAGGACCTGCAGGACACCTTCATCGTGCACACTATCGAGGAGATCCAG GGACTGACCACAGCCCATGAGCAGTTCAAGGCCACCCTCCCCGATGCTGACAAGGAGCGCCTGGCCATCCTAGGCATCCACAACGAGGTGTCCAAGATTGTCCAGACCTACCACGTCAACATGGCGGGCACCAACCCCTACACAACCATCACGCCTCAGGAGATCAACGGCAAATGGGACCAC GTACGGCAGCTGGTGCCTCGGAGGGACCAGGCTCTGATGGAGGAGCACACCCGCCAGCAGCACAACGAGAGGCTACGCAAGCAGTTTGCGGCCCAGGCCAACGTCATCGGGCCCTGGATCCAGACCAAGATGGAG GAGATTGGGAGGATCTCCATTGAGATGCATGGGACCCTGGAGGACCAGCTCAGCCACCTGCGGCAATACGAGAAGAGCATCGTCAACTATAAGCCCAAGATCGACCAGCTGGAGGGCGACCACCAGCTCATCCAGGAAGCACTCATCTTCGACAACAAGCACACCAACTACACCATGGAG cacaTCCGCGTGGGCTGGGAGCAGCTGCTCACCACCATCGCCAGGACCATCAACGAGGTGGAGAACCAGATCCTGACCAGGGATGCCAAGGGCATCAGCCAGGAGCAGATGAACGAGTTCCGGGCTTCCTTCAACCACTTTGACCGG GATCACTCCGGCACGCTGGGTCCCGAGGAGTTCAAAGCCTGCCTCATCAGCTTGGGTTATGATATTGGCAACGACCCCCAG AAGAAGACAGGCATGATGGACACGGATGATTTCCGCGCCTGCCTTATCTCCATGGGTTACAACATG GGAGAGGCAGAATTTGCCCGCATCATGAGCATTGTGGACCCCAACCGCCTAGGGGTAGTGACGTTCCAGGCCTTCATCGACTTTATGTCCCGTGAGACGGCTGACACAGATACAGCAGACCAAGTCATGGCTTCCTTCAAGATCCTGGCCGGGGATAAG AACTACATCACTGTGGACGAGCTGCGCCGTGAGCTGCCGCCTGACCAGGCTGAGTACTGCATCGCGCGAATGGCCCCCTACACCGGCCCCGACGCCGTGCCAGGTGCTCTGGACTACATGTCCTTCTCCACGGCGCTGTACGGCGAGAGTGACCTCTAA
- the ACTN1 gene encoding alpha-actinin-1 isoform X2 yields the protein MLLLEVISGERLAKPERGKMRVHKISNVNKALDFIASKGVKLVSIGAEEIVDGNVKMTLGMIWTIILRFAIQDISVEETSAKEGLLLWCQRKTAPYKNVNIQNFHISWKDGLGFCALIHRHRPELIDYGKLRKDDPLTNLNTAFDVAEKYLDIPKMLDAEDIVGTARPDEKAIMTYVSSFYHAFSGAQKAETAANRICKVLAVNQENERLMEDYEKLASDLLEWIRRTIPWLENRVPENTMHAMQQKLEDFRDYRRLHKPPKVQEKCQLEINFNTLQTKLRLSNRPAFMPSEGRMVSDINNAWGCLEQAEKGYEEWLLNEIRRLERLDHLAEKFRQKASIHEAWTDGKEAMLRQKDYETATLSEIKALLKKHEAFESDLAAHQDRVEQIAAIAQELNELDYYDSPSVNARCQRICDQWDNLGALTQKRREALERTEKLLETIDQLYLEYAKRAAPFNNWMEGAMEDLQDTFIVHTIEEIQGLTTAHEQFKATLPDADKERLAILGIHNEVSKIVQTYHVNMAGTNPYTTITPQEINGKWDHVRQLVPRRDQALMEEHTRQQHNERLRKQFAAQANVIGPWIQTKMEEIGRISIEMHGTLEDQLSHLRQYEKSIVNYKPKIDQLEGDHQLIQEALIFDNKHTNYTMEHIRVGWEQLLTTIARTINEVENQILTRDAKGISQEQMNEFRASFNHFDRKKTGMMDTDDFRACLISMGYNMGEAEFARIMSIVDPNRLGVVTFQAFIDFMSRETADTDTADQVMASFKILAGDKNYITVDELRRELPPDQAEYCIARMAPYTGPDAVPGALDYMSFSTALYGESDL from the exons AAATCGTGGATGGGAATGTGAAAATGACCCTGGGCATGATCTGGACCATCATCCTCCGCTTTGCCATCCAGGACATCTCCGTGGAAG AGACTTCAGCGAAGGAAGGGCTGCTCTTGTGGTGTCAGAGAAAGACAGCCCCTTACAAAAACGTCAACATCCAGAACTTCCACATAAG CTGGAAGGACGGCCTCGGcttctgtgccttgattcacCGACACCGGCCTGAGCTGATTGACTACGGGAAGCTGCGGAAG GACGACCCACTTACAAACCTGAACACGGCCTTCGATGTGGCGGAGAAGTACCTGGACATCCCCAAGATGTTGGATGCAGAAG ACATCGTCGGAACAGCCCGCCCGGATGAGAAAGCCATCATGACTTACGTGTCCAGCTTCTACCACGCCTTCTCTGGAGCCCAGAAG GCCGAGACAGCCGCCAATCGCATCTGCAAGGTGCTGGCCGTCAACCAGGAGAATGAGCGCCTCATGGAAGACTACGAAAAGCTGGCCAGCGAT CTGCTGGAGTGGATCCGCCGCACCATCCCGTGGCTGGAGAACCGGGTACCCGAGAACACCATGCACGCCATGCAGCAGAAGCTGGAGGACTTCCGAGACTACCGGCGCCTGCACAAGCCGCCCAAGGTGCAGGAGAAGTGCCAGCTGGAGATCAACTTCAACACGCTGCAGACCAAGCTGCGGCTCAGCAACCGGCCCGCCTTCATGCCCTCCGAGGGCAGGATGGTCTCG GACATCAACAACGCATGGGGTTGCCTGGAGCAGGCAGAGAAGGGCTATGAGGAGTGGCTGCTGAATGAGATCCGGAGGCTGGAGCGGCTCGACCACCTGGCAGAGAAATTCCGGCAGAAGGCCTCCATCCACGAGGCCTGGACGGACG GCAAAGAGGCCATGCTGAGACAGAAGGATTACGAGACGGCCACCCTCTCGGAGATCAAGGCCCTGCTCAAGAAGCACGAGGCCTTCGAGAGCGACCTGGCCGCCCACCAGGACCGCGTGGAGCAGATCGCCGCCATTGCGCAGGAGCTCAA TGAGCTGGACTATTACGACTCACCCAGTGTCAACGCCCGGTGCCAAAGGATCTGTGACCAGTGGGACAATCTGGGGGCCCTAACCCAGAAGCGGAGGGAAGCTCTGGAG CGGACAGAAAAACTGCTGGAGACCATTGACCAGCTGTACTTGGAATATGCCAAGCGGGCCGCACCCTTCAACAACTGGATGGAGGGGGCCATGGAGGACCTGCAGGACACCTTCATCGTGCACACTATCGAGGAGATCCAG GGACTGACCACAGCCCATGAGCAGTTCAAGGCCACCCTCCCCGATGCTGACAAGGAGCGCCTGGCCATCCTAGGCATCCACAACGAGGTGTCCAAGATTGTCCAGACCTACCACGTCAACATGGCGGGCACCAACCCCTACACAACCATCACGCCTCAGGAGATCAACGGCAAATGGGACCAC GTACGGCAGCTGGTGCCTCGGAGGGACCAGGCTCTGATGGAGGAGCACACCCGCCAGCAGCACAACGAGAGGCTACGCAAGCAGTTTGCGGCCCAGGCCAACGTCATCGGGCCCTGGATCCAGACCAAGATGGAG GAGATTGGGAGGATCTCCATTGAGATGCATGGGACCCTGGAGGACCAGCTCAGCCACCTGCGGCAATACGAGAAGAGCATCGTCAACTATAAGCCCAAGATCGACCAGCTGGAGGGCGACCACCAGCTCATCCAGGAAGCACTCATCTTCGACAACAAGCACACCAACTACACCATGGAG cacaTCCGCGTGGGCTGGGAGCAGCTGCTCACCACCATCGCCAGGACCATCAACGAGGTGGAGAACCAGATCCTGACCAGGGATGCCAAGGGCATCAGCCAGGAGCAGATGAACGAGTTCCGGGCTTCCTTCAACCACTTTGACCGG AAGAAGACAGGCATGATGGACACGGATGATTTCCGCGCCTGCCTTATCTCCATGGGTTACAACATG GGAGAGGCAGAATTTGCCCGCATCATGAGCATTGTGGACCCCAACCGCCTAGGGGTAGTGACGTTCCAGGCCTTCATCGACTTTATGTCCCGTGAGACGGCTGACACAGATACAGCAGACCAAGTCATGGCTTCCTTCAAGATCCTGGCCGGGGATAAG AACTACATCACTGTGGACGAGCTGCGCCGTGAGCTGCCGCCTGACCAGGCTGAGTACTGCATCGCGCGAATGGCCCCCTACACCGGCCCCGACGCCGTGCCAGGTGCTCTGGACTACATGTCCTTCTCCACGGCGCTGTACGGCGAGAGTGACCTCTAA
- the ACTN1 gene encoding alpha-actinin-1 isoform X1 has translation MLLLEVISGERLAKPERGKMRVHKISNVNKALDFIASKGVKLVSIGAEEIVDGNVKMTLGMIWTIILRFAIQDISVEETSAKEGLLLWCQRKTAPYKNVNIQNFHISWKDGLGFCALIHRHRPELIDYGKLRKDDPLTNLNTAFDVAEKYLDIPKMLDAEDIVGTARPDEKAIMTYVSSFYHAFSGAQKAETAANRICKVLAVNQENERLMEDYEKLASDLLEWIRRTIPWLENRVPENTMHAMQQKLEDFRDYRRLHKPPKVQEKCQLEINFNTLQTKLRLSNRPAFMPSEGRMVSDINNAWGCLEQAEKGYEEWLLNEIRRLERLDHLAEKFRQKASIHEAWTDGKEAMLRQKDYETATLSEIKALLKKHEAFESDLAAHQDRVEQIAAIAQELNELDYYDSPSVNARCQRICDQWDNLGALTQKRREALERTEKLLETIDQLYLEYAKRAAPFNNWMEGAMEDLQDTFIVHTIEEIQGLTTAHEQFKATLPDADKERLAILGIHNEVSKIVQTYHVNMAGTNPYTTITPQEINGKWDHVRQLVPRRDQALMEEHTRQQHNERLRKQFAAQANVIGPWIQTKMEEIGRISIEMHGTLEDQLSHLRQYEKSIVNYKPKIDQLEGDHQLIQEALIFDNKHTNYTMEHIRVGWEQLLTTIARTINEVENQILTRDAKGISQEQMNEFRASFNHFDRDHSGTLGPEEFKACLISLGYDIGNDPQGEAEFARIMSIVDPNRLGVVTFQAFIDFMSRETADTDTADQVMASFKILAGDKNYITVDELRRELPPDQAEYCIARMAPYTGPDAVPGALDYMSFSTALYGESDL, from the exons AAATCGTGGATGGGAATGTGAAAATGACCCTGGGCATGATCTGGACCATCATCCTCCGCTTTGCCATCCAGGACATCTCCGTGGAAG AGACTTCAGCGAAGGAAGGGCTGCTCTTGTGGTGTCAGAGAAAGACAGCCCCTTACAAAAACGTCAACATCCAGAACTTCCACATAAG CTGGAAGGACGGCCTCGGcttctgtgccttgattcacCGACACCGGCCTGAGCTGATTGACTACGGGAAGCTGCGGAAG GACGACCCACTTACAAACCTGAACACGGCCTTCGATGTGGCGGAGAAGTACCTGGACATCCCCAAGATGTTGGATGCAGAAG ACATCGTCGGAACAGCCCGCCCGGATGAGAAAGCCATCATGACTTACGTGTCCAGCTTCTACCACGCCTTCTCTGGAGCCCAGAAG GCCGAGACAGCCGCCAATCGCATCTGCAAGGTGCTGGCCGTCAACCAGGAGAATGAGCGCCTCATGGAAGACTACGAAAAGCTGGCCAGCGAT CTGCTGGAGTGGATCCGCCGCACCATCCCGTGGCTGGAGAACCGGGTACCCGAGAACACCATGCACGCCATGCAGCAGAAGCTGGAGGACTTCCGAGACTACCGGCGCCTGCACAAGCCGCCCAAGGTGCAGGAGAAGTGCCAGCTGGAGATCAACTTCAACACGCTGCAGACCAAGCTGCGGCTCAGCAACCGGCCCGCCTTCATGCCCTCCGAGGGCAGGATGGTCTCG GACATCAACAACGCATGGGGTTGCCTGGAGCAGGCAGAGAAGGGCTATGAGGAGTGGCTGCTGAATGAGATCCGGAGGCTGGAGCGGCTCGACCACCTGGCAGAGAAATTCCGGCAGAAGGCCTCCATCCACGAGGCCTGGACGGACG GCAAAGAGGCCATGCTGAGACAGAAGGATTACGAGACGGCCACCCTCTCGGAGATCAAGGCCCTGCTCAAGAAGCACGAGGCCTTCGAGAGCGACCTGGCCGCCCACCAGGACCGCGTGGAGCAGATCGCCGCCATTGCGCAGGAGCTCAA TGAGCTGGACTATTACGACTCACCCAGTGTCAACGCCCGGTGCCAAAGGATCTGTGACCAGTGGGACAATCTGGGGGCCCTAACCCAGAAGCGGAGGGAAGCTCTGGAG CGGACAGAAAAACTGCTGGAGACCATTGACCAGCTGTACTTGGAATATGCCAAGCGGGCCGCACCCTTCAACAACTGGATGGAGGGGGCCATGGAGGACCTGCAGGACACCTTCATCGTGCACACTATCGAGGAGATCCAG GGACTGACCACAGCCCATGAGCAGTTCAAGGCCACCCTCCCCGATGCTGACAAGGAGCGCCTGGCCATCCTAGGCATCCACAACGAGGTGTCCAAGATTGTCCAGACCTACCACGTCAACATGGCGGGCACCAACCCCTACACAACCATCACGCCTCAGGAGATCAACGGCAAATGGGACCAC GTACGGCAGCTGGTGCCTCGGAGGGACCAGGCTCTGATGGAGGAGCACACCCGCCAGCAGCACAACGAGAGGCTACGCAAGCAGTTTGCGGCCCAGGCCAACGTCATCGGGCCCTGGATCCAGACCAAGATGGAG GAGATTGGGAGGATCTCCATTGAGATGCATGGGACCCTGGAGGACCAGCTCAGCCACCTGCGGCAATACGAGAAGAGCATCGTCAACTATAAGCCCAAGATCGACCAGCTGGAGGGCGACCACCAGCTCATCCAGGAAGCACTCATCTTCGACAACAAGCACACCAACTACACCATGGAG cacaTCCGCGTGGGCTGGGAGCAGCTGCTCACCACCATCGCCAGGACCATCAACGAGGTGGAGAACCAGATCCTGACCAGGGATGCCAAGGGCATCAGCCAGGAGCAGATGAACGAGTTCCGGGCTTCCTTCAACCACTTTGACCGG GATCACTCCGGCACGCTGGGTCCCGAGGAGTTCAAAGCCTGCCTCATCAGCTTGGGTTATGATATTGGCAACGACCCCCAG GGAGAGGCAGAATTTGCCCGCATCATGAGCATTGTGGACCCCAACCGCCTAGGGGTAGTGACGTTCCAGGCCTTCATCGACTTTATGTCCCGTGAGACGGCTGACACAGATACAGCAGACCAAGTCATGGCTTCCTTCAAGATCCTGGCCGGGGATAAG AACTACATCACTGTGGACGAGCTGCGCCGTGAGCTGCCGCCTGACCAGGCTGAGTACTGCATCGCGCGAATGGCCCCCTACACCGGCCCCGACGCCGTGCCAGGTGCTCTGGACTACATGTCCTTCTCCACGGCGCTGTACGGCGAGAGTGACCTCTAA